A genomic region of Miscanthus floridulus cultivar M001 chromosome 3, ASM1932011v1, whole genome shotgun sequence contains the following coding sequences:
- the LOC136544055 gene encoding uncharacterized protein codes for MGIPWSNPCPSKAPFYGIIPRKEVMPLEHIWLKVTFGQLENFHKEPLTFEVVDFPSIYHALLKRPCITKFMVVPNYTYLKLKMSGPKGVITVEGSFKQAYYYE; via the coding sequence ATGGGCATCCCATGGAGCAACCCATGCCCCAGCAAGGCGCCGTTCTATGGGATCATCCCGAGGAAGGAAGTCATGCCCCTCGAGCACATCTGGCTCAAGGTCACCTTTGGCCAGCTAGAAAACTTCCACAAGGAGCCACTCACATTCGAGGTTGTCGACTTCCCCAGCATCTACCACGCCCTCCTCAAAAGACCGTGCatcaccaagttcatggtcgtccccaactacacctacctaaagctcaagatgtcCGGCCCGAAGGGGGTTATCACCGTCGAGGGTAGCTTTAAGCAAGCCTACTACTACGAATAG